A genomic segment from Dietzia psychralcaliphila encodes:
- the guaA gene encoding glutamine-hydrolyzing GMP synthase, producing the protein MTAGTTGAPAPPRPVLVVDFGAQYAQLIARRVREARIYSEVIPHTATVEEIRAKNPVALILSGGPASVYAEGAPSLDPAVLELGLPVFGICYGFQTMAGALGGEVAHTGSREYGRTDVTVAGGLLHAGLPEHHPVWMSHGDAVTSAPEGFTVTASSTGAPVAAFECVDRRMAGVQYHPEVLHSPHGQQVLTRFLTEIAGLEPTWTASNIAEQLVDAVRDQIGDGRAICGLSGGVDSAVAAALVQRAIGDRLTCVFVDHGLLRAGEREQVENDFVAATGARLITLDDSETYLGHLAGVTDPESKRKIIGREFIRSFERAVTQALELQDSADGVDSSVDFLVQGTLYPDVVESGGGAGTANIKSHHNVGGLPDDIEFSLVEPLRLLFKDEVRAVGRELGLPEAIVGRHPFPGPGLAIRIVGAVDRDRLDTLRAADAIVREEMTAAGLDSSVWQCPVVLLADVRSVGVQGDGRTYGHPIVLRPVSSEDAMTADWTRVPYETLALISNRITNEVPDVNRVVLDVTSKPPGTIEWE; encoded by the coding sequence ATCACCGCCGGTACGACCGGAGCCCCCGCCCCGCCCCGGCCGGTGCTGGTCGTGGACTTCGGCGCCCAGTACGCGCAGCTCATCGCGCGGCGGGTGCGCGAGGCGCGGATCTACTCCGAGGTGATCCCGCACACCGCCACGGTGGAGGAGATCCGGGCCAAGAACCCGGTGGCCCTGATCCTGTCCGGGGGGCCGGCCAGCGTCTACGCCGAGGGTGCCCCCTCGCTCGACCCCGCCGTGCTCGAGCTCGGGTTGCCGGTGTTCGGGATCTGCTACGGCTTCCAGACCATGGCGGGCGCGCTGGGCGGCGAGGTCGCGCACACCGGCAGCCGTGAATACGGGCGCACCGACGTGACGGTGGCCGGAGGGCTGCTCCACGCCGGGCTCCCCGAGCATCACCCGGTGTGGATGAGCCACGGCGACGCGGTCACGTCAGCCCCCGAGGGGTTCACTGTGACCGCCTCGTCCACCGGCGCCCCGGTCGCGGCATTCGAGTGTGTCGATCGACGGATGGCCGGCGTCCAGTACCACCCCGAGGTCCTGCACTCGCCCCACGGGCAGCAGGTACTCACCCGCTTCCTCACCGAGATCGCGGGCCTGGAGCCCACGTGGACCGCGTCCAACATCGCGGAGCAGCTGGTGGATGCCGTTCGCGACCAGATCGGTGACGGTCGGGCGATCTGCGGCCTGTCCGGCGGCGTGGACTCCGCCGTCGCGGCCGCGCTGGTCCAGCGCGCCATCGGCGACCGGCTCACCTGCGTGTTCGTCGACCACGGACTGCTGCGCGCGGGGGAGCGCGAGCAGGTGGAGAACGACTTCGTGGCCGCCACCGGCGCCCGACTCATCACACTCGACGATTCCGAGACCTACCTGGGGCACCTGGCCGGCGTCACGGACCCGGAGTCCAAGCGCAAGATCATCGGCCGGGAGTTCATCCGGTCGTTCGAGCGTGCCGTGACCCAGGCCCTCGAACTCCAGGATTCCGCCGATGGGGTGGACTCCTCTGTCGATTTCCTCGTCCAGGGCACCCTCTACCCGGACGTCGTCGAGTCCGGCGGGGGCGCGGGAACGGCCAACATCAAGAGCCACCACAACGTGGGCGGCCTGCCGGACGACATCGAGTTCTCGCTCGTGGAGCCGCTGCGCCTGCTGTTCAAGGACGAGGTCCGCGCGGTGGGCCGCGAGCTGGGCCTGCCCGAGGCTATCGTCGGCCGGCACCCCTTCCCCGGTCCGGGCCTGGCCATCCGGATCGTCGGCGCCGTCGACCGGGACCGGCTCGACACCCTGCGTGCGGCGGACGCGATCGTGCGGGAGGAGATGACCGCCGCCGGTCTCGACTCCTCGGTGTGGCAGTGCCCGGTCGTGCTGCTGGCCGACGTCCGCTCCGTGGGCGTCCAGGGCGACGGTCGGACGTACGGACATCCGATCGTCCTGCGCCCGGTGAGCTCCGAGGACGCCATGACCGCGGACTGGACGCGGGTGCCGTACGAGACCCTCGCGCTGATCTCCAACCGCATCACCAACGAGGTCCCGGACGTCAACCGGGTCGTGCTGGACGTGACCAGCAAGCCGCCGGGCACCATCGAGTGGGAGTGA
- a CDS encoding PspC domain-containing protein: MSSTSTTDVPSELRSLWRTRPVRTPDDAKIAGVCGGFGRRYGVDPVLFRIAFVIAALWGGAGVFLYALLWLLLRSAGDEASKGEALIGKGRASGSKVTAVILVVVVLLSAPTFGGSGDSLVVGAGFLMAVAMLAGWYGLHRRTPVPPTGWSEVSAVRPPSPRAGTTRSAGASQEPGSGPGAPYGPPVPPSWDPLGAAPFAWDLPDPGTIPAPAPAPQPSGPRSRSRLTKVTLGLALIAVAVSAGLSTLGGLTWLDSTRIAAIALAVVAGGLLIGAVTRRGHGLLVVAGPLAGFVLLASLVQVPEGGWEGTGDQFVEITDPVQLGTPVAHEIGSLTVDMRGLELDRDRDYSVASDMGEVRVILPPDLEVDLNCRADLGSVDCPDLPVREPGGPVLSLDVATGVGSVTVTR; this comes from the coding sequence ATGTCCAGCACGAGCACCACCGACGTCCCATCAGAGCTCCGCTCCCTGTGGCGGACCCGACCCGTCCGGACCCCGGACGACGCCAAGATCGCCGGCGTCTGTGGCGGCTTCGGCCGTCGCTACGGGGTAGACCCCGTCCTCTTCCGCATCGCCTTCGTGATCGCCGCCCTCTGGGGCGGGGCCGGGGTGTTCCTGTACGCACTGCTGTGGCTCCTCCTGCGCTCCGCCGGTGACGAGGCGTCCAAGGGGGAGGCACTGATCGGGAAGGGCCGGGCCTCCGGCTCCAAGGTCACGGCGGTGATCCTCGTCGTCGTCGTCCTCCTCAGCGCCCCCACCTTCGGCGGTTCCGGGGACAGCCTCGTGGTGGGGGCCGGGTTCCTCATGGCCGTCGCGATGCTCGCCGGCTGGTACGGACTCCACCGCCGCACCCCCGTGCCACCCACCGGGTGGTCCGAGGTGTCCGCCGTGCGGCCCCCGTCGCCGCGGGCCGGCACCACCCGTTCCGCCGGGGCATCGCAGGAGCCCGGCTCCGGCCCCGGGGCCCCGTACGGCCCGCCGGTGCCGCCCTCGTGGGACCCCCTCGGTGCCGCGCCGTTCGCCTGGGACCTGCCCGACCCCGGGACCATCCCCGCACCCGCACCCGCACCCCAGCCGTCCGGCCCCAGGTCCCGGTCCCGCTTGACCAAGGTCACCCTGGGCCTTGCCCTCATCGCGGTGGCCGTGTCCGCGGGATTGTCCACGCTGGGCGGGTTGACCTGGCTCGACTCCACGAGGATCGCCGCGATCGCGCTCGCCGTGGTGGCCGGTGGGCTGCTCATCGGTGCGGTCACCCGCAGGGGCCACGGACTACTGGTGGTGGCCGGTCCGCTCGCCGGGTTCGTGCTCCTCGCCTCACTGGTCCAGGTCCCCGAGGGCGGCTGGGAGGGCACCGGTGACCAGTTCGTGGAGATCACCGACCCCGTCCAGCTCGGCACCCCCGTGGCCCACGAGATCGGCAGCCTGACCGTGGACATGCGCGGGCTGGAGTTGGACCGGGACCGCGACTACAGCGTCGCCAGCGACATGGGCGAGGTGCGGGTGATACTCCCCCCGGACCTCGAGGTGGACCTGAACTGTCGCGCCGACCTCGGATCGGTGGACTGTCCGGATCTCCCCGTCCGGGAACCGGGCGGACCCGTCCTGAGCCTGGACGTCGCGACCGGCGTCGGATCGGTCACGGTGACACGATGA
- a CDS encoding mechanosensitive ion channel family protein, with the protein MVDTVVGFLSSDEPLRLFGVTMVGVSGRTVLKVLLSALLLVVLSLFNSVSRTVMRTVTGPAGSASRFWTKQGLQLLTAVAAVLGLFSIWVTPGTDLTVGIGLVTAGLAFALQKVIASLAGYFVILRGRVFAVGDRIAVGEVRGDVMSLGFLRTTVMEMGAPSSMTGSETGNWVPSRQFTGRVVTVSNGVIFDKAVFNYTRGFPFLWEEISVNLPFDVDLRAVDELFHTCADRHTRQLSDEAMTSMQRMSRVYAVDVREFGPQVFVSLQEDWILVTVRFVVGSHGARAVKDAISRDLVAGMTEFGITPASVVYDIRAVGGTAPGRDEPGDVPDTSRGRDL; encoded by the coding sequence ATGGTCGACACCGTCGTGGGATTCCTGAGCTCCGACGAACCGCTGCGGCTCTTCGGTGTGACGATGGTCGGCGTCAGCGGTCGTACCGTCCTCAAGGTGCTCCTCAGCGCGCTGCTGCTGGTGGTGCTCTCGCTGTTCAACTCGGTGTCGCGGACGGTGATGCGGACTGTCACCGGTCCCGCGGGGTCCGCGTCCAGGTTCTGGACCAAACAAGGGCTGCAGCTCCTCACCGCGGTCGCGGCCGTGCTGGGGCTCTTCTCCATCTGGGTGACACCGGGCACCGACCTGACCGTGGGTATCGGGCTCGTCACCGCGGGGCTGGCCTTCGCGCTGCAGAAGGTCATCGCGAGCCTCGCGGGGTACTTCGTCATCCTCCGGGGCAGGGTCTTCGCCGTCGGTGACCGGATCGCCGTCGGCGAGGTGCGTGGTGACGTGATGTCCCTGGGCTTCCTTCGGACGACCGTCATGGAGATGGGGGCCCCGTCATCCATGACCGGGTCGGAGACCGGGAACTGGGTACCGAGCCGCCAGTTCACCGGACGGGTGGTGACGGTGTCCAACGGTGTGATCTTCGACAAGGCCGTCTTCAACTACACCCGCGGCTTCCCCTTCCTCTGGGAGGAGATCTCGGTCAACCTCCCGTTCGACGTGGATCTGCGCGCCGTGGACGAGTTGTTCCACACGTGCGCCGACCGGCACACGCGCCAGCTGAGCGACGAGGCGATGACGAGCATGCAACGGATGAGCCGCGTCTACGCGGTCGACGTGCGCGAGTTCGGACCTCAGGTCTTCGTGTCCCTGCAGGAGGACTGGATCCTCGTGACCGTCCGCTTCGTCGTCGGCAGTCACGGTGCGCGGGCGGTCAAGGACGCCATCTCCCGCGACCTGGTAGCCGGGATGACGGAGTTCGGGATCACTCCGGCAAGCGTGGTCTACGACATTCGGGCGGTCGGCGGGACCGCTCCCGGCAGGGACGAACCGGGGGATGTCCCCGATACCTCTCGGGGCCGCGATCTGTGA
- a CDS encoding ATP-binding protein, which produces MSENAIDPVSAAAPRPPVAPVSRPPAVQPAGFRWYPSLTRISDGSVVAGVCAGLSAHLGVRVTYVRLAMVLLATLSGAGVLFYAALWALTPSARVQVGSAPTDARERRRGMALAAVALVGSVLSIMVTTATGLHVIVPVLIVALGAGLVWQQYDGGGRVAPRSVFDWARVTAGATLVVVGLAVVVLGQVEFAALRSSILAVLATLVGVVLLSVPVGLRLWRSLEEERSARIREAERSDIASHLHDSVLQTLALIQKRSDDPGQVARLARRQERELRQWLFGAGARMSSGATTFAGAVEVIVGDVEDAYGLRVDQVVVGGDGPVGDAEEAVLGAVREALVNAAKHAGVDTADVFVENDGLVLSAFVRDRGCGFDPDEVDGDRHGLSQSIRHRVESRGGSVTVRSTLGRGTEIGIEMPLEGE; this is translated from the coding sequence ATGAGTGAGAACGCGATCGATCCGGTGTCGGCCGCCGCGCCGCGCCCGCCGGTCGCCCCGGTGTCGCGCCCTCCCGCCGTGCAGCCGGCGGGGTTCCGGTGGTACCCGTCCCTGACCCGGATCTCCGACGGGTCCGTGGTCGCCGGCGTGTGCGCGGGGCTCTCCGCCCATCTCGGGGTGCGTGTCACCTATGTGCGACTGGCGATGGTGCTGCTCGCCACCCTGTCCGGCGCAGGCGTGCTGTTCTACGCCGCGCTGTGGGCGCTGACCCCGTCGGCACGGGTGCAGGTCGGATCCGCCCCGACGGACGCGAGGGAGCGGCGACGTGGCATGGCCCTCGCGGCCGTGGCACTGGTGGGGTCGGTGCTGTCGATCATGGTGACCACCGCGACGGGGTTGCACGTGATCGTGCCCGTCCTGATCGTGGCCCTGGGAGCCGGTCTGGTCTGGCAGCAGTACGACGGCGGGGGACGGGTGGCGCCCAGGTCCGTCTTCGATTGGGCCAGGGTCACCGCCGGTGCGACCCTCGTCGTCGTCGGACTCGCCGTCGTCGTCCTGGGCCAGGTCGAGTTCGCCGCCCTCCGGTCGTCGATTCTCGCTGTGCTGGCGACCCTCGTGGGTGTGGTGCTGCTCAGCGTCCCCGTGGGGCTGCGGCTGTGGCGGTCACTGGAGGAGGAACGCTCCGCCCGCATCCGCGAGGCAGAGCGCAGCGACATCGCCTCGCACCTTCACGATTCCGTCCTGCAGACGCTGGCGTTGATCCAGAAGCGCTCCGACGACCCCGGCCAGGTGGCGCGGCTGGCCCGCCGGCAGGAGCGCGAGCTGCGGCAGTGGCTCTTCGGGGCCGGGGCGCGGATGTCCTCCGGCGCCACCACCTTCGCCGGGGCCGTCGAGGTGATCGTCGGGGACGTCGAGGACGCCTACGGGCTGCGCGTGGACCAGGTGGTGGTGGGTGGCGACGGCCCGGTGGGCGACGCCGAGGAGGCAGTCCTGGGTGCCGTCCGCGAGGCCCTGGTCAACGCGGCCAAGCACGCCGGCGTCGACACCGCCGACGTGTTCGTGGAGAACGACGGCCTGGTCCTCAGCGCCTTCGTCCGTGACCGCGGTTGCGGCTTCGACCCCGACGAGGTCGACGGTGATCGCCACGGGCTGTCCCAGTCCATCCGGCACCGCGTGGAGAGCCGGGGCGGCAGCGTGACGGTGCGCAGTACCCTCGGTCGCGGGACGGAGATCGGGATCGAGATGCCGCTGGAGGGCGAATGA
- a CDS encoding LuxR C-terminal-related transcriptional regulator translates to MPDGGGVAVLRSVLGSVAGGPAAVGGPATVGGPAVAGGPAVAGGPAVAGGPAAPGGTGTATDDVTATATDDAAATGPTFLALSVSDAAEDVIAVIRGGARGYVTKTISGGELADAVRRVADGDAVFSPRLAGFVLDAFARASPGPVERGEPVHDPEVDSLTPREKEVLRLLARGYTYKEIAEKLFISVKTVETHASNVLRKTQQSNRHALTRWAQSRHLD, encoded by the coding sequence ATGCCCGATGGTGGCGGGGTGGCCGTGCTCCGCTCGGTGTTGGGTTCCGTCGCCGGTGGACCGGCCGCTGTCGGTGGACCGGCCACTGTCGGTGGCCCGGCCGTTGCCGGTGGCCCGGCCGTTGCCGGTGGCCCGGCCGTTGCCGGTGGCCCAGCCGCTCCGGGCGGCACCGGCACCGCGACCGATGACGTCACCGCGACCGCCACCGATGACGCAGCCGCCACCGGGCCCACCTTCCTCGCGCTGAGTGTCTCGGACGCCGCGGAGGACGTGATCGCCGTGATCCGCGGCGGGGCGCGCGGTTACGTCACCAAGACCATCTCCGGTGGGGAGCTGGCCGACGCCGTGCGCCGCGTGGCCGATGGGGACGCGGTGTTCTCCCCGCGCCTCGCCGGGTTCGTCCTGGACGCGTTCGCCCGCGCCTCGCCCGGGCCGGTGGAGCGGGGTGAGCCCGTCCACGACCCCGAGGTCGACTCCCTCACGCCGCGGGAGAAGGAGGTGCTGCGGTTGCTGGCCCGCGGCTACACCTACAAGGAGATCGCCGAGAAGCTGTTCATCTCGGTCAAGACCGTGGAGACGCACGCCTCCAACGTGCTGCGCAAGACCCAGCAGTCCAACCGGCACGCGCTCACCCGGTGGGCGCAGTCCCGTCACCTGGACTGA
- a CDS encoding SGNH/GDSL hydrolase family protein — protein MSEPRDLPVCIIGDSFVAGYGDETGRGWTAHLVEDGARAGLRLHTAVAGIGGDTSEMILARWDEVDRRRAAFPTTAVIAEFGVNDVMEHEGALRVDEAGTVSALCGIIDRAPVGRLLIVGPPPVVWGDVNARITARAAAMAAVCDEAGVPFVPTFDSLRPGGAWMREVAAGDGAHPGPAGYEEFAQVVSGPVLEWLRSLPDVEPG, from the coding sequence GTGAGCGAACCGCGCGACCTCCCCGTCTGCATCATCGGTGACTCGTTCGTGGCAGGCTACGGCGACGAGACCGGCCGCGGCTGGACCGCGCACCTGGTCGAGGATGGTGCCCGGGCCGGTCTGCGTCTCCACACCGCGGTCGCCGGGATCGGTGGTGACACCTCCGAGATGATCCTGGCCCGCTGGGACGAGGTCGACCGCAGGCGGGCCGCGTTCCCGACCACGGCGGTGATCGCGGAGTTCGGGGTCAACGACGTCATGGAGCACGAGGGTGCCCTGCGCGTGGACGAGGCTGGCACGGTCTCGGCACTGTGCGGGATCATCGACCGGGCGCCCGTGGGGCGGTTGCTGATCGTGGGGCCGCCTCCGGTGGTGTGGGGCGATGTCAACGCGCGGATCACCGCCCGGGCCGCGGCCATGGCCGCGGTGTGCGACGAGGCCGGGGTGCCGTTCGTACCGACCTTCGATTCCCTGCGGCCCGGCGGGGCCTGGATGCGAGAGGTCGCCGCCGGCGACGGCGCACACCCCGGCCCCGCGGGATACGAGGAGTTCGCACAGGTGGTCTCCGGTCCGGTGCTCGAGTGGCTGCGCTCCCTGCCGGACGTCGAGCCCGGTTAG
- a CDS encoding DUF6157 family protein: MHSTDYTDTLILPAPDTRAESATEPPTGKRSIAELQYERLSGADYTWTSDDLIFDVHCVRKGIGDADRAAERERFFSKGQPCLRTSPLAKTYGWALHFDSGGRIALLRMGSDRVTELESDPTVTVRSAMKSSR, encoded by the coding sequence ATGCACAGCACCGACTACACCGACACGCTGATCCTTCCCGCACCCGACACCAGGGCGGAGTCAGCCACGGAACCGCCGACCGGGAAACGCTCGATCGCCGAGTTGCAGTACGAGAGGCTCTCGGGTGCGGACTACACGTGGACCAGCGATGACCTGATCTTCGACGTGCACTGCGTACGCAAGGGCATCGGGGACGCAGACCGTGCGGCCGAACGCGAACGGTTCTTCTCCAAGGGGCAGCCCTGCCTGCGCACCTCCCCGTTGGCCAAGACGTACGGCTGGGCGCTGCACTTCGACTCCGGCGGGCGGATCGCGCTGCTGCGCATGGGCTCCGACCGTGTGACCGAACTCGAGTCCGACCCGACGGTGACCGTCAGGTCCGCGATGAAGAGCTCCCGCTAA
- a CDS encoding L-lactate dehydrogenase has protein sequence MKASIGNRIVLIGAGDVGIAYGYALVNQGLADHLAIIDIDHDKLVGEVMDLNHGVVWAPSPTLVTEGTYDDCADATMVVICAGAAQRPGETRLDLVGKNMAIFEGIVGDVMATGFDGILLVATNPVDILTQASWRYSGLPAAQVIGSGTILDSARFRFMLGEYYDVAPMSVHASIIGEHGDTELPVFSSANVSGVPLRRDLDGDPAKRDRLAQIFTETRDAAYRIIDSKGSTSYGIGMGLARITRAVLRNEQVSLPVSTLLRGEYGEDGIYIGVPAVIGRTGVQRVVELDLDATEREQFARSASALRAVSEQFEILR, from the coding sequence ATGAAAGCCTCCATCGGGAACCGCATCGTGCTCATCGGCGCGGGGGACGTGGGCATCGCCTACGGCTACGCGCTCGTCAACCAGGGCCTGGCCGACCACCTGGCCATCATCGACATAGACCACGACAAACTGGTCGGCGAGGTCATGGACCTCAACCACGGGGTCGTGTGGGCGCCCTCCCCCACCCTCGTCACGGAGGGCACCTACGACGACTGTGCGGACGCCACTATGGTGGTGATCTGCGCCGGCGCCGCCCAGCGACCCGGCGAGACGCGGCTCGACCTGGTCGGCAAGAACATGGCGATCTTCGAGGGGATCGTCGGTGACGTCATGGCGACCGGTTTCGACGGCATCCTGCTGGTGGCCACCAACCCCGTCGACATCCTCACCCAGGCCTCATGGCGCTACTCCGGGCTGCCCGCCGCGCAGGTCATCGGTTCCGGCACGATCCTCGACTCGGCGCGCTTCCGGTTCATGCTGGGCGAGTACTACGACGTCGCCCCGATGAGCGTGCACGCCTCGATCATCGGTGAACACGGCGACACCGAACTGCCGGTCTTCTCCTCGGCCAACGTCTCCGGGGTTCCATTGCGCCGAGACCTCGACGGGGACCCGGCGAAGCGGGATCGACTGGCCCAGATCTTCACGGAAACCAGGGACGCCGCCTACCGGATCATCGACTCCAAGGGCTCCACCAGTTACGGCATCGGCATGGGACTGGCCCGCATCACGCGCGCCGTCCTGCGCAACGAGCAGGTGTCGCTACCGGTCTCCACGTTGCTGCGGGGCGAGTACGGCGAGGACGGGATCTACATCGGCGTCCCCGCGGTGATCGGCCGGACCGGCGTCCAGCGCGTGGTGGAACTGGACCTCGACGCCACCGAGCGGGAACAGTTCGCCCGCAGCGCGTCTGCACTGCGGGCGGTGTCGGAGCAGTTCGAGATACTGCGCTGA
- a CDS encoding DUF2254 domain-containing protein: MAGLRFRLRQISRRFWFLPAVMTLVALALAQLGTWLSTNPGTSDDAPAWLYGGGVDGSRSILAAVASSSIGVGGTVFSITIAALSYAAGTMGPRLLQNFTEDRGNQVTLGIFISTFAFSLYSLRTVTGGDEGTPFVPHYNVTLALVLALCCIGALVYFIGHVTGSINTTRVVNLLTADLRSSLLNATELTDPDRNVQSPPAEEFWAEAETLLAEKGGHLQLVDHEGLVDLAVETGTTIRLLVRPGDYLYPNSPVAEAVPTLPDGIYSRLTVGDSRTREQDVEHAVRLLTEVGTRALSPGTNDPFTAVDVIDRFGDALCTLEDREWPTGVYSSDDKVRLVVATSDFEGLVAAMFDQIRQFGAGSPAVSIRILDVLAVAARVLDDPGRRAVVTHHATKLRDDALDATRNADDRVTIERRHRAVLEAAG, translated from the coding sequence ATGGCCGGACTACGCTTCCGACTCCGCCAGATCAGCCGGCGATTCTGGTTCCTGCCCGCCGTCATGACCCTCGTCGCGCTTGCCCTCGCCCAGCTCGGGACGTGGCTGTCCACCAACCCGGGGACGAGCGACGACGCTCCCGCCTGGCTCTACGGCGGTGGTGTGGACGGCTCCCGGAGCATCCTCGCCGCCGTGGCGAGCAGCTCCATCGGTGTGGGCGGCACAGTCTTCTCCATCACCATCGCCGCCCTCTCCTACGCCGCGGGCACCATGGGTCCGCGGCTGCTCCAGAACTTCACGGAGGACCGCGGGAACCAGGTCACGCTGGGTATCTTCATCTCCACATTCGCCTTCAGTCTCTACAGCCTGCGCACGGTCACCGGCGGCGACGAGGGAACACCGTTCGTCCCCCACTACAACGTGACCCTGGCGCTCGTCCTGGCGCTCTGCTGTATCGGCGCGCTCGTGTACTTCATCGGCCATGTCACCGGCTCGATCAACACCACCCGCGTGGTCAACCTCCTCACCGCCGACCTCCGGTCCTCCCTGCTCAACGCCACCGAGCTCACAGACCCGGACCGCAACGTGCAGTCGCCTCCGGCGGAGGAGTTCTGGGCGGAGGCGGAGACCCTCCTCGCGGAGAAGGGCGGACACCTGCAGTTGGTCGACCACGAGGGGCTCGTCGATCTCGCCGTCGAGACCGGGACGACGATCCGGCTCCTCGTCCGACCGGGGGACTACCTCTACCCCAACTCCCCCGTCGCCGAGGCCGTCCCCACCCTGCCCGACGGCATCTACTCCCGGCTCACGGTCGGCGACTCCCGCACCCGCGAGCAGGACGTCGAACACGCCGTCCGTCTGCTCACCGAGGTGGGCACTCGAGCGCTGAGTCCGGGCACCAACGACCCGTTCACCGCGGTCGACGTCATCGACCGCTTCGGGGACGCACTGTGCACCCTCGAGGATCGGGAGTGGCCGACCGGGGTGTACTCGAGCGACGACAAGGTCCGCCTCGTCGTGGCGACCTCCGATTTCGAGGGCCTCGTCGCAGCGATGTTCGACCAGATACGGCAGTTCGGTGCGGGCTCTCCGGCCGTCAGCATCAGGATCCTCGACGTCCTCGCCGTAGCGGCACGAGTCCTCGACGACCCCGGCCGACGAGCGGTCGTCACCCACCACGCTACGAAGCTCCGTGATGACGCCCTCGACGCCACCCGCAATGCCGACGACCGGGTCACCATCGAGCGTCGTCACCGCGCCGTGCTCGAGGCCGCCGGATAA